Proteins encoded within one genomic window of Trichomycterus rosablanca isolate fTriRos1 chromosome 7, fTriRos1.hap1, whole genome shotgun sequence:
- the traf1 gene encoding TNF receptor-associated factor 1, giving the protein MAVPSSCPGENEYPSGFPKRICDEIPARKYLCSHCDCVLNGAHRSACGHRYCLACLHWLIRNNKNLVCTKCKEDPKHDSNAEVLTLDQFFNDVAITKEILELGVHCVNPGCSWRSTLKDFEEHQSQCEYALIPCNVGCGLMVLRKTLATHLEQGCPNNKTLCPRCSNSLTPSELQKHLCPSAKEKKQAKVEKRQKENKHENAKSREICTFSEVGCTFKGNVEKVREHERCSSASHLQLLLAALRGLRSSVTSPPERSVQYPGLDLLLHGQNSTSLRSRTRGELEMDSGDGGVSDTALSLHENQAELEVGQQLHALQQRLQIIENIIAALNHEVEKTQINVTTLDRHAHNNRQVTEHLEAKVAEQEQKLIRKDMHIASLQQSICAQRDISYDGTLLWKICNVSQKLREAASGQKSSQYSAAFYTSRYGFKVCMRLYMYGDGVGKGTHMSLFFVIIKGEYDPLLSWPFKHKVTFFLIDQSQREHVIDTFRPDLSSVSFRRPVSEMNVASGCPLFCPLAKLRSSKHAYCKDDTLFLKCVVDA; this is encoded by the exons ATGGCGGTACCCAGCAGCTGCCCAGGTGAGAACGAGTACCCCTCCGGGTTTCCGAAGAGGATTTGTGATGAGATCCCCGCGCGCAAGTACCTGTGCTCTCACTGCGACTGCGTGCTGAACGGAGCTCACCGGAGCGCGTGCGGTCACCGCTACTGCCTGGCCTGCCTGCACTGGCTCATCAG aaacaacaaaaaTCTTGTGTGTACAAAGTGCAAAGAAGATCCTAAACATGATAGCAACGCTGAAGTGCTGACGCTTGACCAG TTTTTCAACGATGTAGCCATCACTAAAGAGATCTTGGAGCTGGGAGTGCACTGTGTTAACCCCGGCTGTTCGTGGAGGAGCACCCTCAAGGACTTTGAG GAACACCAGAGTCAATGTGAGTACGCCCTTATTCCCTGCAATGTCGGCTGTGGATTAATGGTCTTGAGGAAGACATTGGCCACTCATCTGGAGCAAGGATGTCCTAATAATAAGACATTATGCCCTAGATGTTCAAACTCCCTGACCCCCTCTGAACTGCAG AAACATCTGTGTCCAAgtgcaaaagaaaagaaacaagcAAAAGTTGAAAAACGTCAGAAG GAAAATAAGCATGAAAATGCCAAGTCGAGGGAGATCTGTACCTTCTCTGAAGTTGGATGCACATTTAAG GGAAATGTAGAGAAGGTACGAGAACATGAGCGTTGCAGTTCAGCCTCCCACCTGCAGCTCCTTCTGGCTGCCCTTAGGGGACTTCGATCCTCTGTTACCTCCCCACCTGAGAGGAGTGTGCAGTACCCTGGCCTGGACCTGCTCCTTCACGGTCAGAACTCAACGTCCCTTCGCTCTCGGACACGGGGAGAGCTGGAGATGGACAGTGGGGATGGAGGGGTGAGCGATACGGCGCTCAGCCTGCATGAAAATCAGGCCGAGCTGGAGGTGGGTCAGCAGCTGCATGCGCTACAGCAAAGACTGCAGATTATAGAAAACATCATTGCAGCACTGAACCACGAGGTGGAAAAAACCCAGATAAACGTGACTACCCTGGATAGACATGCCCACAACAACAGGCAGGTCACGGAGCACCTGGAGGCCAAG GTAGCAGAGCAGGAGCAAAAGCTGATCAGGAAAGACATGCACATTGCCTCCTTGCAGCAGAGCATCTGTGCACAGCGGGACATCTCATATGATGGTACCTTGCTCTGGAAGATCTGCAATGTCAGTCAGAAGCTGAGAGAAGCAGCCTCAGGGCAGAAGAGCAGTCAGTACTCTGcag CCTTCTACACATCCAGATATGGATTTAAAGTGTGCATGAGGCTGTACATGTATGGAGACGGAGTCGGGAAAGGAACGCACATGTCTCTTTTCTTCGTCATTATAAAAGGAGAATACGATCCACTTCTCTCATGGCCCTTCAAACACAAg GTGACATTCTTCCTCATTGACCAGAGCCAAAGGGAGCATGTGATTGACACATTTCGTCCTGACCTCTCATCGGTGTCTTTTCGGAGGCCAGTCTCCGAGATGAatgtggccagtggttgccctCTCTTTTGCCCTTTGGCCAAGCTACGCTCATCAAAGCATGCCTACTGCAAGGATGATACACTCTTCCTAAAGTGTGTGGTGGACGCATAA